In one Haloplanus salinus genomic region, the following are encoded:
- a CDS encoding restriction endonuclease, translating into MSILKRRSSEPSSSLAKGVAKEKEIAQNLRYQYPTATVKRTSQTRDGGKDIIVKKGGETTYIEVKNWDRPMSLYDLQNYIKLSKNTTAGVEVHNRGGFSKRAQSAANRADVDLTSEESYNSPDLEQRLRRCCVRYGTKTRVRGRVANEYAVDKLTDAAKSSVRLVMRGGKLVADAAVRTSKWIASRLSLKNLALLGIFAPPFWLLCRYLNGDYEHWDLVKAVGIFSISIIIYDLLSD; encoded by the coding sequence ATGTCCATACTCAAGCGACGGAGCAGCGAACCGTCGTCCAGCCTAGCCAAGGGTGTAGCGAAAGAGAAAGAGATCGCTCAGAACCTGCGGTATCAATACCCGACTGCCACCGTTAAGCGGACATCCCAAACTCGGGATGGTGGCAAAGATATCATTGTAAAAAAGGGAGGAGAGACAACTTACATTGAGGTGAAAAACTGGGATCGGCCGATGAGTCTCTACGATCTTCAGAATTATATCAAACTCAGTAAGAACACTACAGCGGGTGTGGAAGTCCACAACCGTGGCGGGTTCTCAAAGCGTGCACAGAGTGCTGCAAATAGAGCTGATGTTGATCTAACGTCGGAAGAATCCTACAACTCTCCGGACCTAGAACAGCGTCTTCGTCGGTGTTGTGTTCGGTACGGAACCAAAACAAGAGTCCGAGGTAGAGTTGCTAATGAGTATGCCGTCGATAAGCTCACTGACGCCGCTAAATCAAGTGTGCGACTGGTTATGCGCGGAGGAAAACTAGTTGCAGACGCGGCTGTTAGGACGAGTAAGTGGATCGCATCAAGGCTGTCACTGAAAAATCTCGCCCTTCTCGGGATTTTTGCGCCCCCGTTCTGGCTACTCTGCCGGTATCTGAATGGAGACTACGAACACTGGGATCTTGTGAAAGCAGTCGGGATATTTTCAATATCAATTATAATATACGATCTCCTTTCAGATTAA